From the Rhodanobacter soli genome, one window contains:
- a CDS encoding efflux RND transporter permease subunit codes for MPHLDEGALWVRATMPYTISFDESAKITPQIRDILRSFPQVTTVASELGRPDDGTDSTGFFNVEFYVGLKPYSQWTGAYRTKAELTAAINRKLQAFPGITFNYTQPAEDAVDEAETGLKSALAVKVFGADLNTLQQKGKAIKHVLEQVRGVHDVTLVQELGQPSLSIRINRAAIARYGLNVDDINGLIQTAIGGDVATQVIQGEKQFDLVVRLDHQYRDNPQEIGNILVATPGGQQLPLKEFADIRVTNGASFIYRQDNSRYIGVQFSVEGRDLAGAVEDAIGQVNAKVKLAQGYRLDWGGEYKEYTASRAQLNLIVPLTVGLIFLLLFTLYSNFKFPFITVLGVVLSAPAGGIIALWLTGTPFSVSSGIGFLALFGVSVQTAVVYISYVNELRRNGVGVAEAIREGAILRLRPIMMTALVAALGLLPAALATGVGTDTQRPFALVIVSGLFTRLLISIFLMPALYAIVARPDDRLEV; via the coding sequence ATGCCGCACCTGGACGAAGGCGCGCTGTGGGTGCGCGCGACCATGCCGTACACCATCTCGTTCGACGAATCGGCGAAGATCACGCCGCAGATCCGCGACATCCTGCGTTCGTTCCCCCAGGTCACCACGGTGGCCTCGGAGCTGGGCCGGCCCGACGACGGTACCGATTCGACCGGCTTCTTCAATGTCGAGTTCTATGTCGGCCTGAAACCGTATTCGCAGTGGACGGGCGCGTACCGGACCAAGGCCGAGCTGACCGCGGCGATCAACAGGAAGCTGCAGGCGTTTCCCGGCATCACCTTCAACTACACCCAGCCGGCCGAGGACGCGGTGGACGAGGCGGAGACCGGCTTGAAGAGCGCGCTGGCGGTGAAGGTGTTCGGTGCGGATCTGAACACGCTGCAGCAGAAGGGCAAGGCGATCAAGCATGTGCTGGAGCAGGTGCGCGGCGTCCATGACGTGACCCTGGTGCAGGAACTCGGCCAGCCCAGTCTGAGCATCAGGATCAATCGCGCCGCGATCGCCCGCTACGGCTTGAACGTGGACGACATCAACGGCCTGATCCAGACCGCGATCGGCGGCGATGTGGCGACCCAAGTGATCCAGGGCGAGAAGCAGTTCGATCTGGTCGTGCGCCTGGATCACCAGTACCGCGACAACCCCCAGGAAATCGGCAACATCCTCGTAGCGACGCCGGGCGGCCAGCAATTGCCGCTGAAGGAATTCGCCGACATCCGGGTGACCAACGGCGCCTCCTTCATCTACCGGCAGGACAACTCGCGCTACATCGGCGTGCAGTTCTCGGTGGAAGGGCGCGACCTCGCCGGCGCGGTGGAGGATGCGATCGGCCAGGTCAATGCGAAGGTGAAGCTGGCGCAGGGTTACCGGCTGGACTGGGGCGGCGAATACAAGGAATACACCGCTTCGCGCGCGCAATTGAACCTGATCGTGCCGCTGACGGTGGGGCTGATCTTCCTGCTGCTGTTCACCCTGTACAGTAACTTCAAGTTTCCCTTCATCACCGTGCTCGGCGTGGTGCTGTCGGCGCCGGCCGGCGGCATCATCGCGCTGTGGCTGACCGGCACGCCATTCTCGGTGTCGTCCGGCATCGGTTTCCTGGCGCTGTTCGGCGTCTCGGTGCAGACCGCGGTGGTGTACATTTCCTACGTCAACGAGCTGCGCCGCAACGGTGTCGGCGTGGCCGAGGCGATCCGCGAAGGCGCGATCCTGCGCCTGCGCCCGATCATGATGACCGCGTTGGTGGCGGCGTTGGGCCTGCTGCCGGCGGCATTGGCCACCGGCGTGGGCACCGACACCCAGCGGCCATTCGCGCTGGTCATCGTCAGCGGCCTGTTCACCCGGTTGTTGATCAGCATCTTCCTGATGCCGGCGCTGTACGCGATCGTGGCGCGGCCGGACGACCGGCTGGAAGTGTGA
- a CDS encoding efflux RND transporter periplasmic adaptor subunit, producing the protein MLALSALLGVAGCSSKAEPPQAAADTPQNVTMTPAQRQHIHLLTLAPASFHRAIETTGVVDFDNDQATSVLAPFSGPVARLLVAPGDKVHQGQPLALVDSPDFSAAISVYRKALISARNARRLADADKDLVQHEGVSRREAEQAQTDAASAEADRDAALQALVALDVDAGTIKAIQAGRAVARAQGIIRAPIAGTVVEKLITPGQLLQAGTTPCFTVADLSKVWVMAQVSAAELATIRVGDPAQVDSGMPGVELPGTVDNISAVVNPDTRAVAARIVVVNPGGVLRKQMYVRVRIQLRQAGQGLLMPVSAMLRDDENLPFVYVVQHDGSFARRRVTLGPRNGDQYEVSDGLKPGDQIVVDGGLFVQFMQNQ; encoded by the coding sequence GTGCTCGCACTGAGCGCGCTGCTTGGCGTGGCCGGCTGTTCCTCGAAAGCGGAGCCGCCGCAAGCGGCTGCCGACACGCCGCAGAACGTGACGATGACGCCGGCACAGCGCCAGCACATCCATCTGCTCACGCTTGCGCCGGCCAGCTTTCATCGCGCGATCGAAACCACCGGCGTGGTGGATTTCGACAACGACCAGGCGACCAGCGTGCTGGCGCCGTTCTCCGGGCCGGTGGCGCGACTGCTGGTGGCACCGGGCGACAAGGTGCATCAGGGGCAGCCGCTGGCGCTGGTGGATTCACCGGATTTCTCTGCCGCGATCAGCGTGTATCGCAAGGCTTTGATCAGCGCGCGGAACGCACGCCGGCTGGCCGATGCGGACAAGGACCTGGTACAGCACGAGGGTGTTTCGCGGCGCGAGGCCGAGCAGGCGCAGACCGATGCCGCCAGTGCCGAGGCCGATCGGGATGCCGCGCTGCAGGCGCTGGTGGCGCTGGATGTCGATGCCGGCACGATCAAGGCGATCCAGGCGGGCCGCGCTGTGGCGCGCGCGCAGGGCATCATTCGCGCGCCGATCGCCGGCACCGTGGTGGAAAAGCTGATTACGCCGGGGCAGCTGCTGCAGGCGGGCACCACGCCGTGTTTCACCGTGGCGGATCTGTCGAAAGTGTGGGTGATGGCGCAGGTGTCGGCCGCCGAGCTGGCGACGATTCGCGTGGGCGACCCGGCACAGGTCGACAGCGGTATGCCGGGCGTCGAGCTGCCGGGTACGGTGGACAATATCTCCGCGGTGGTGAACCCGGATACCCGCGCGGTTGCCGCACGCATCGTGGTGGTGAATCCCGGTGGCGTGCTGCGCAAGCAGATGTACGTGCGCGTGAGGATCCAGTTGCGCCAGGCCGGCCAGGGTCTGCTGATGCCGGTGTCGGCGATGCTGCGCGACGACGAGAACCTGCCGTTCGTGTATGTCGTCCAGCACGATGGCAGCTTCGCGCGGCGACGCGTGACCCTGGGTCCGCGCAACGGCGATCAGTACGAAGTCAGCGACGGGCTCAAGCCCGGCGACCAGATCGTGGTCGATGGCGGCCTCTTCGTGCAGTTCATGCAGAACCAATGA
- a CDS encoding efflux transporter outer membrane subunit, producing the protein MRHLLAAVAALSIAGCAVGPDFHKPAAPAVGSLSAGALPTTTGVANIAGGQVQHFVSGGDIPADWWTLFHSPALNALIEQSLAHNPDLKAAQAALAVARESTKAGRGAYYPNVTAGLSASRQQDPPGALAPVPSNNAFLYNLFTPQVSVSYVPDVFGLNRRTVESLKAQQQAVRFQMIAARITLSSNVVAAAVQQASLRAQIAATRELVGINTHMVEILKYQLDKGYAGRLDLAAQESQLAQAKAALPPLLTQLAQQDHLLAVLAGRFPGEAPAEEFDLASLHLPQQLPLSLPSTLVAQRPDVRQAEANMHAASAQVGVAIANRLPNISLTANAGSTALAINQLFKSGTGFWSLGADLATPIFQGGSLLHQERAARAAYVEASEQYRSTVLTAFQNVADTLAALQHDAEGLQAAATAADAAKLTLDLSQRQYKDGYAGYLSLLSAEQGYQQARIALVQAQASRYADTAALFQALGGGWWHDADNGPADAAPAPPRLSDPNHARTNRDSDEK; encoded by the coding sequence ATGCGGCATCTGCTTGCTGCCGTTGCTGCATTGTCGATCGCCGGTTGCGCGGTGGGTCCGGATTTCCACAAGCCGGCCGCGCCGGCCGTCGGCAGCCTGAGCGCCGGTGCGCTGCCGACCACGACAGGCGTTGCGAACATCGCGGGCGGACAAGTCCAGCACTTCGTTTCCGGCGGCGATATTCCGGCCGACTGGTGGACGCTGTTCCATTCGCCGGCACTGAATGCGCTGATCGAACAGTCGCTGGCCCACAACCCCGACCTCAAGGCAGCGCAGGCTGCGCTGGCGGTGGCCAGGGAAAGTACGAAGGCTGGGCGCGGTGCCTATTACCCCAACGTCACGGCCGGCCTGTCGGCGAGCCGCCAGCAGGATCCGCCCGGCGCGCTGGCGCCGGTGCCCAGCAACAACGCCTTTCTGTACAACCTGTTCACGCCGCAGGTCAGCGTCTCGTATGTACCCGATGTGTTCGGCCTGAACCGGCGCACGGTGGAGTCGCTCAAGGCGCAGCAGCAGGCGGTGCGCTTCCAGATGATCGCCGCCCGCATCACGCTGAGCAGCAACGTGGTGGCCGCGGCGGTGCAGCAGGCTTCGTTGCGGGCGCAGATCGCCGCGACCCGCGAACTGGTCGGCATCAACACCCACATGGTGGAGATCCTCAAGTACCAGTTGGACAAGGGCTATGCCGGCCGACTCGATCTGGCGGCGCAGGAATCGCAGTTGGCCCAGGCCAAGGCCGCGCTGCCGCCCTTGCTGACCCAGCTCGCGCAACAGGACCATCTGCTGGCGGTGCTGGCCGGCCGCTTTCCCGGCGAGGCGCCGGCGGAGGAGTTCGACCTTGCCAGCCTGCATTTGCCGCAGCAGCTTCCGCTGAGCCTGCCGTCCACGCTGGTGGCGCAGCGTCCCGACGTGCGCCAGGCCGAGGCGAACATGCATGCGGCCAGTGCGCAGGTCGGGGTGGCCATTGCGAACCGGCTGCCGAACATTTCATTGACCGCGAACGCGGGCAGCACCGCGCTGGCGATCAACCAGCTGTTCAAATCCGGCACGGGCTTCTGGAGCCTGGGCGCGGATCTGGCCACGCCGATCTTCCAGGGCGGCAGCCTGCTGCACCAGGAGCGTGCCGCCAGGGCAGCCTATGTCGAGGCAAGCGAGCAATATCGCAGCACGGTGCTGACCGCGTTCCAGAACGTGGCCGACACCCTGGCCGCGCTGCAGCACGATGCGGAGGGACTGCAGGCCGCCGCCACCGCCGCGGATGCGGCGAAGCTCACCTTGGATCTGTCGCAGCGCCAGTACAAGGACGGCTATGCCGGCTACTTGTCGCTGCTCAGCGCCGAGCAGGGCTATCAGCAGGCGCGCATCGCGCTGGTGCAGGCGCAGGCAAGTCGTTACGCCGACACCGCGGCGCTGTTCCAGGCGCTGGGTGGCGGCTGGTGGCACGACGCGGACAACGGGCCGGCCGATGCCGCGCCGGCGCCGCCGCGGCTCTCCGATCCGAATCACGCCAGGACAAACCGGGACAGCGATGAAAAGTAG
- a CDS encoding TonB-dependent receptor, with product MGAVVVTGVRASLARSTDLKRDASTVQDSISALELGKFPDDNVADSLSHITGVSISRTAGGEGQRVSVRGLGPEFTLTTFNGRILATDGAGRDFAFDVLPADVISGADVIKGAQASLTEGAIGGLVNLRSASPFDQKGQHGIVRLEGDRNLMSELNGSKLSATYSNTFANDTMGVLLGVVYAHRKDRTDVAGNDGGWTRNPDPNDPNWWGNAWGGNIDPNGNGQLDPDEYGLIAPGQFRVGSIMEDKKRSAFSGKFEWHPSDNVRIVLDGLKTRLDSPQVAYQQSYYPLFAPGRWSDVTVQNGIVTGFTMNNPDPELRLNPELLNQTEYRVVDTDLYGLNGEWKVTPDLTLTGDLYRSTSKRHSGGQDTYAVLRMNLPNTARITLGPNAVPNVDVQFDDGRDLVNGLANGQFTESDFNTHYMELRGDNIEDKITGGTVAGNLLVGRWGVDHLRFGVTRTDRRKSRDLINNTLNGGADYYSGNNAINVADLGDGVISHSFHLPHFMDDVNSSFPRSFVAFDVPNYLARLQAYDGHLRPDGTPYEYALAGPKWNPLQSYRVREKTDAFYVQADMSGDRWDGDIGVRLVKTNTRAQAWDAKILNITKNGAFNYTATYADPTPVVQDADYTFLLPSANFTWHFTDQLQLRLGAAKTMARPPVDQLAPTNTTASVSWGEFTQVYGGNAHLKPYSAAQGDMSLEWYFADHSIANVAVFYKRIKNQITTSWEPGQDIGVPGYLFNIMRPINGDYAKVKGLEAGLQHFWESGFGVSAQYTRNLSRSWVNGEERPLEGIAPATYSLGAMYEKSKWSLGANAVRTDGFVTAVNVIGTGYNTRADAITWLTAHVTYEINDMFSVSLQGQNLLDDAQTYSINGNPLLSQGYFRYGRSFNLGASLRF from the coding sequence ATGGGAGCCGTGGTGGTCACCGGCGTGCGCGCCAGCCTGGCGCGCTCGACCGACCTCAAGCGCGACGCCAGCACCGTGCAGGATTCGATCAGCGCGCTCGAGCTGGGCAAGTTCCCCGACGACAACGTGGCCGACTCGCTCAGCCACATCACCGGCGTGTCCATTTCGCGTACCGCCGGTGGCGAAGGGCAAAGAGTCAGCGTACGTGGCCTGGGCCCGGAGTTCACGCTGACCACCTTCAACGGACGCATCCTGGCCACCGACGGCGCCGGCCGCGATTTTGCCTTCGACGTATTGCCGGCCGACGTGATCAGTGGCGCCGACGTGATCAAGGGCGCCCAGGCCTCACTGACCGAAGGGGCCATCGGCGGCCTGGTCAATCTGCGCTCGGCCAGTCCGTTCGACCAGAAGGGCCAGCACGGCATCGTGCGCCTGGAAGGCGATCGCAACCTGATGTCCGAACTCAACGGAAGCAAGCTCTCGGCCACCTACAGCAACACCTTCGCCAACGACACCATGGGCGTGTTGCTGGGCGTGGTCTACGCCCACCGCAAGGATCGCACCGACGTCGCCGGCAACGACGGCGGCTGGACCCGCAACCCGGATCCCAATGATCCCAACTGGTGGGGCAACGCCTGGGGCGGCAACATCGATCCCAACGGCAACGGTCAACTGGATCCGGACGAATACGGCCTGATCGCCCCGGGCCAGTTCCGCGTCGGCTCGATCATGGAGGACAAGAAGCGCAGCGCCTTCTCCGGCAAGTTCGAGTGGCATCCGAGCGACAACGTGCGCATCGTGCTGGACGGCCTGAAAACCCGCCTCGACTCGCCGCAAGTGGCCTACCAGCAATCCTACTATCCGCTGTTCGCACCGGGCCGCTGGTCCGACGTCACCGTGCAGAACGGCATCGTCACCGGCTTCACCATGAACAACCCGGATCCGGAACTGCGGCTCAATCCGGAACTGCTGAACCAGACCGAATACCGCGTGGTCGACACCGACCTCTACGGCCTCAACGGCGAGTGGAAGGTCACCCCCGACCTGACCCTGACCGGCGACCTGTACCGCTCCACCTCGAAGCGCCACTCCGGCGGCCAGGACACCTACGCCGTTCTGCGCATGAACCTGCCGAACACCGCCCGCATCACCCTGGGCCCGAATGCGGTGCCCAATGTCGACGTCCAGTTCGACGACGGCCGCGACCTTGTCAACGGCCTCGCCAACGGCCAGTTCACCGAGTCGGACTTCAACACGCACTACATGGAGCTGCGCGGCGACAACATCGAGGACAAGATCACCGGCGGCACGGTGGCCGGCAACTTGTTGGTCGGCCGCTGGGGCGTGGACCACCTGCGCTTCGGCGTGACCCGCACCGACCGCAGGAAGTCACGCGACCTGATCAACAACACCCTCAACGGCGGCGCCGACTACTACTCCGGAAACAATGCCATCAACGTGGCCGACCTGGGCGACGGCGTGATCTCGCACAGCTTCCACCTGCCGCACTTCATGGATGACGTGAACAGCAGCTTCCCGCGCAGCTTCGTGGCCTTCGACGTGCCCAACTACCTGGCCCGGCTGCAGGCCTACGACGGCCACCTGCGTCCGGACGGCACGCCGTACGAGTACGCCCTGGCCGGCCCGAAATGGAACCCGCTGCAGAGCTACCGGGTTCGCGAGAAGACCGATGCCTTCTACGTGCAGGCGGACATGTCGGGCGACCGCTGGGACGGAGACATCGGCGTGCGACTGGTGAAGACGAATACCAGGGCCCAGGCTTGGGACGCCAAGATCCTGAACATCACCAAGAACGGCGCGTTCAACTACACCGCGACGTACGCCGACCCGACGCCGGTCGTCCAGGACGCCGACTACACCTTCCTGCTGCCTTCGGCGAATTTCACCTGGCACTTCACCGACCAGCTGCAACTGCGCCTGGGTGCGGCCAAGACCATGGCCCGCCCGCCGGTCGACCAACTGGCGCCGACCAACACCACCGCGAGCGTGTCGTGGGGCGAGTTCACCCAGGTCTACGGCGGCAATGCGCACCTGAAGCCCTATAGCGCGGCGCAGGGAGACATGTCGCTGGAGTGGTACTTCGCCGACCATTCCATCGCCAACGTGGCCGTGTTCTACAAGCGTATCAAGAACCAGATCACCACCAGCTGGGAGCCTGGGCAGGACATCGGTGTGCCGGGTTACCTGTTCAACATCATGCGTCCGATCAACGGCGATTACGCCAAGGTCAAAGGCCTCGAGGCCGGTCTGCAGCACTTCTGGGAAAGCGGTTTCGGCGTGAGTGCCCAGTACACCCGCAACTTGTCGCGCAGCTGGGTGAATGGCGAGGAGCGCCCGCTCGAGGGCATCGCCCCGGCGACCTATTCGCTGGGCGCGATGTACGAGAAGAGCAAGTGGTCGCTGGGCGCCAACGCGGTCCGCACCGATGGCTTCGTCACGGCGGTCAACGTGATCGGTACCGGCTACAACACCCGGGCCGACGCGATCACCTGGTTGACCGCGCACGTGACCTACGAAATCAACGACATGTTCAGCGTCAGCCTCCAAGGACAAAACCTGCTGGACGATGCGCAGACCTACAGCATCAACGGCAACCCGCTGCTGTCGCAGGGCTATTTCCGATATGGCCGGTCTTTCAATCTGGGGGCAAGCCTGCGGTTCTAG
- the agaR gene encoding transcriptional repressor AgaR — protein sequence MTTTRDTSQRRLQISELVRQHGSVQVTSLAHRFGVSAQTVRKDLRYLAERGVMARAYGGAIDSNVMNGASVEPNYEAKCTTHLDEKRRIGVRAAALIKPGDTVVIDSGTTAIQLAEAVQDIDITVVTNDYGVLTALAPKNNITIVMLGGELRRRNMAFYGGLTVEALDALHVDKLFLGVDGFDLERGITTHYEPEALLNRKMVETARLVIAITDSSKFGKICLHRIIPVTALNMLITDTGAPEEIIQASQQLGFELQMA from the coding sequence ATGACCACCACCCGCGACACCAGCCAACGACGCCTCCAGATCAGCGAACTCGTCCGCCAGCATGGCAGCGTCCAGGTCACCAGTCTTGCTCATCGCTTCGGCGTGAGCGCGCAGACCGTGCGCAAAGATCTGCGTTATCTGGCCGAACGCGGAGTCATGGCGCGGGCCTATGGCGGGGCAATCGACAGTAACGTGATGAACGGCGCTTCGGTCGAGCCCAACTACGAAGCGAAATGCACCACCCACCTGGATGAGAAGCGCCGCATTGGCGTACGCGCCGCCGCACTGATCAAACCCGGAGACACGGTCGTCATCGACTCGGGTACCACGGCCATCCAGTTGGCCGAAGCGGTTCAGGACATCGATATCACCGTGGTCACCAACGATTACGGCGTGCTGACCGCGCTCGCTCCCAAGAACAACATCACCATCGTCATGCTCGGCGGTGAGTTGCGACGCCGCAACATGGCGTTCTATGGAGGGCTGACTGTCGAAGCGCTGGACGCGCTGCACGTGGACAAGCTGTTCCTCGGCGTGGATGGATTCGACCTGGAGCGCGGCATCACCACCCATTACGAGCCCGAGGCGCTGCTCAACCGCAAGATGGTGGAAACCGCACGCCTGGTCATTGCCATCACGGACAGCTCGAAATTCGGCAAGATCTGCCTGCATCGCATCATTCCCGTTACCGCATTGAACATGCTGATCACGGACACGGGCGCGCCGGAGGAAATCATCCAGGCCAGCCAGCAACTCGGTTTCGAGTTGCAGATGGCGTAA
- a CDS encoding amidohydrolase family protein yields MSMLLRRLLMGLVAAAISLSAAATSPASKTVDTAVVANSYSMADFTHVRKYDVHVHANNPDTAFLEQARADGFELLSINVDYPDFPGLERQHAIALTLAAKDPQHFHWATTFSMKGFGTPGWTERVNAGLARDVAKGALAVKIWKNVGLVEKNADGKLIMLDDSGLAPVAEQVRALGVALIDHQGEPRNCWLPLDQMTTDNDREYFSKHPEYYMYLHPDQPSYEELMRERDRFVAAHPKLRFVGAHLASLEYDVGRIAAFLDRFPNATVDMAARMSQVQYQSVRDREKVRNFFIRYQDRVMYGTDLTFAPDADPAEFRREAHRVWSSDWRYLATGESQRVDMIDADVPGLALPRAVVDKIYYANAVRVFAAPRPGPAD; encoded by the coding sequence ATGAGCATGCTTCTTCGTCGTCTGCTGATGGGCCTTGTCGCCGCGGCGATCTCACTTTCCGCTGCCGCCACTTCGCCTGCGTCGAAAACGGTGGACACCGCCGTCGTTGCGAACAGCTATTCCATGGCGGACTTCACCCATGTGCGCAAGTACGACGTCCACGTGCACGCCAACAACCCGGACACGGCGTTCCTCGAGCAGGCTCGCGCGGACGGTTTCGAATTGCTGTCGATCAACGTCGACTATCCGGACTTCCCCGGCCTGGAACGGCAGCACGCCATCGCACTGACCCTTGCAGCGAAGGATCCGCAGCACTTCCACTGGGCCACCACGTTCTCCATGAAGGGTTTCGGTACGCCGGGCTGGACCGAACGGGTCAACGCGGGCCTGGCCCGGGATGTGGCCAAGGGCGCGCTCGCGGTGAAGATATGGAAGAACGTGGGATTGGTGGAGAAGAACGCCGACGGCAAGCTGATCATGCTCGACGATTCGGGACTGGCGCCCGTGGCCGAGCAGGTCCGCGCGCTCGGCGTGGCCCTGATCGACCACCAGGGGGAGCCGCGCAACTGCTGGCTGCCGCTCGACCAGATGACCACCGACAACGACCGCGAGTACTTCAGCAAGCATCCGGAGTACTACATGTACCTGCACCCGGATCAGCCGAGCTACGAAGAGCTGATGCGCGAGCGTGACCGCTTCGTCGCCGCGCATCCGAAGTTGCGCTTCGTCGGTGCGCACCTGGCCAGCCTGGAGTACGACGTCGGCCGGATCGCCGCGTTCCTCGACCGCTTCCCCAACGCCACCGTCGACATGGCCGCACGCATGAGCCAGGTGCAATACCAGTCGGTGCGCGACCGCGAGAAGGTGCGGAACTTCTTCATCCGTTACCAGGACCGGGTGATGTACGGCACCGACCTGACGTTCGCGCCGGATGCCGACCCCGCGGAATTCAGGCGCGAGGCGCACCGGGTGTGGAGTTCCGACTGGCGTTACCTGGCGACTGGCGAATCCCAACGGGTGGACATGATCGACGCCGATGTACCGGGTCTCGCGCTGCCGCGCGCGGTGGTGGACAAGATCTACTACGCCAACGCCGTGCGCGTCTTCGCTGCGCCCAGGCCGGGGCCGGCCGACTGA
- a CDS encoding glycoside hydrolase family 36 protein encodes MPPIGRRTVLKLFAGSVVGGVAWASLPMALAAPLRGNKRDSGNDADGAVVRDAVLAIAFDRKLHTRLVAHGKPLTPYQPSESLLLTDGAVEDFAITGHKEQPITDARHGTGHQSVTTGRSSRNLEKEVAVTFFDNLPGFAVLQTRYRNHGAAALQVAGWRNAGHELADAPGGFWSFAGATHTDRRDWLRPLAAGFDQRNTLAMDSSDYGGGIPMADIWRRDVGLAVGHVEPVARLLDLPVRKTTGGAHIAVESPQASTLAPGQTLVTERTLLAVHTGDYFAPLRQYKQYMEAEGIVAPQAPESAFAPVWCTWGYGRDFNIKQIMDTVPKARELGFGWVVLDDGWQTNEGDWRIDTHKFPRGEADMRDFTAKVRSQGMHPRLWIAPLAADPGSDVLHDHVDMLLLDKNGAYQTITWWNALTQCPAYQPTIDYYVALVKKVIGDWGFEGIKFDGQHLNAVAPCYNPAHKHAHPTDSVEGLATFWHAIHQAAHEANPQAVVELCPCGTVFAFHNLPATDQYPASDPLSSWQVRSKGKTMKALMGSRSSYAGDHVELSDDGDDFASTVGIGAVVSSKFTWPKDTDHPAEPLPPGGYRLTAEKEALWRKWVALYKQHMLPKGEYLGTLYDIGFDKPEAHAIAKDEAMYYAFYAKTFDGPVQLRGLGAGRHRVRDLFNEVDLGEVDSGDATIRVAFKRFVLLQATPLATRA; translated from the coding sequence ATGCCCCCGATTGGACGACGCACCGTATTGAAGCTCTTTGCCGGCAGCGTGGTGGGTGGCGTGGCCTGGGCCTCCCTGCCGATGGCGCTGGCGGCTCCGCTCCGCGGCAACAAGCGCGACAGCGGTAACGACGCTGACGGTGCCGTGGTCCGGGATGCAGTCCTGGCGATTGCCTTCGATCGCAAGCTGCATACCCGCCTGGTGGCCCACGGCAAGCCGCTGACGCCCTACCAGCCCAGCGAAAGCTTGCTGTTGACCGACGGCGCAGTCGAGGACTTCGCCATCACCGGCCACAAGGAACAGCCGATCACGGACGCGCGCCACGGCACTGGCCACCAGTCGGTCACCACCGGACGCTCCAGCCGCAACCTCGAGAAGGAAGTGGCGGTGACCTTCTTCGACAACCTGCCCGGCTTCGCCGTGCTGCAGACCCGCTACCGCAACCACGGTGCCGCCGCCTTGCAGGTCGCCGGCTGGCGCAACGCCGGCCATGAACTGGCCGACGCTCCCGGCGGATTCTGGAGTTTCGCCGGCGCGACCCATACCGACCGCCGCGACTGGCTACGGCCGCTCGCTGCCGGCTTCGATCAGCGCAATACGTTGGCGATGGATTCGTCCGATTACGGCGGCGGCATCCCGATGGCCGATATCTGGCGCCGCGATGTCGGCCTGGCGGTCGGCCACGTGGAACCGGTGGCACGCCTGCTGGACCTGCCGGTGCGCAAGACCACCGGCGGCGCGCACATCGCGGTCGAGTCGCCGCAGGCGTCCACCCTCGCCCCGGGCCAGACCCTGGTCACCGAGCGCACTCTGCTGGCCGTGCATACCGGCGATTACTTCGCGCCACTGCGGCAGTACAAGCAATACATGGAAGCCGAAGGCATCGTGGCGCCGCAAGCGCCGGAATCGGCCTTCGCGCCGGTGTGGTGCACGTGGGGCTACGGGCGCGACTTCAACATCAAGCAGATCATGGACACCGTGCCCAAGGCCCGCGAACTGGGCTTCGGGTGGGTGGTGCTGGACGATGGCTGGCAGACCAACGAGGGCGACTGGCGGATCGACACGCACAAGTTCCCGCGCGGCGAAGCCGACATGCGCGACTTCACCGCGAAGGTGCGCAGCCAGGGCATGCATCCACGCCTGTGGATAGCACCGCTAGCCGCCGACCCGGGCAGCGACGTGCTGCACGACCACGTCGACATGTTGCTGCTGGACAAGAACGGCGCTTACCAGACCATCACCTGGTGGAATGCGCTGACCCAGTGCCCGGCTTACCAGCCCACCATCGATTACTACGTGGCCCTGGTGAAGAAGGTGATCGGCGACTGGGGCTTCGAGGGCATCAAGTTCGATGGCCAACATCTCAACGCCGTGGCGCCCTGCTACAACCCCGCACACAAGCATGCGCATCCCACCGATTCGGTCGAGGGCCTGGCCACGTTCTGGCACGCCATCCATCAGGCCGCACACGAGGCCAACCCGCAGGCGGTGGTCGAGCTGTGCCCCTGCGGCACCGTCTTCGCCTTCCACAACCTGCCGGCCACCGACCAGTACCCCGCGTCCGATCCGTTGTCTTCATGGCAGGTGCGCAGCAAGGGCAAGACCATGAAGGCGCTGATGGGCTCCCGCAGCAGTTATGCCGGCGACCACGTCGAACTGTCCGACGACGGCGACGACTTCGCTTCCACGGTCGGCATCGGCGCGGTGGTCTCTTCCAAGTTCACCTGGCCGAAGGATACGGACCACCCCGCCGAGCCCCTGCCGCCGGGCGGCTATCGGCTCACCGCCGAGAAGGAGGCGCTCTGGCGCAAGTGGGTGGCGCTGTACAAGCAGCACATGCTGCCCAAGGGCGAATACCTGGGCACGCTGTACGACATCGGCTTCGACAAGCCCGAGGCGCACGCCATCGCCAAGGACGAGGCGATGTACTACGCCTTCTACGCCAAGACCTTCGACGGCCCGGTACAACTGCGCGGACTGGGCGCCGGCCGCCATCGTGTGCGCGACCTGTTCAACGAGGTCGACCTGGGCGAGGTGGACTCGGGCGACGCGACGATACGGGTGGCGTTCAAGCGCTTCGTGCTGCTGCAGGCCACCCCGCTGGCGACGCGCGCATGA